CACTGGgtctgtccagcctggagaagaggagactgaggggagacctcatcacgctttgcagcttcctcacacaggaaggaggaggagcatgTGCcgagctcttctctctgatccaagggaatggcaggaagatgccaacgggagggttaggttggacactgggagaaggttcttcccccagagggtcatggagcactggaacagatcccagggaagcagtcatggtgccaggcctgaaaatattccagaagcatttggccgagaccctcagccccatggtgtgaaAGTTGGGgtgtgctgtgcagggacaggagttgacgtgatgatccttgtgggtcccttccagctaaggatattccatgattctatgatactgccTCCAAGACCACTCCTGCTGAATGCAGACAGAGCCACACCCTGGACTGAGACACCTGGGAAGCCAAAATCCACACGGAACAGGGAGGCCCCAGGGCATGGATGTAGTTTATGACTGCCAGAGGAAGAACTGCAGGGACTGAAAGGCAGAACTGAGGTCCATGCACTGAAGGTCTCCTTGCCCACCATCTACCAAGAGCCAAGAGAACTTCACAATGAGGCTCTCACACTAGCAGAGTAACTCGGACAAGGACAAACTTGGATAAAGACAAACTCACAAGGAGAAATGCCAGCTGAGCAGGAGCCAATCAAACGAATGTCCCAACAAGTTGGGGCTTTTGACCAAGGTCCAGAAGCACCCAAGCCCCACAGacgggtttttttccctccctgcttcctTGGGGGCTGTTCCCACCCACCTGGGGAGACAGGATGGAGAAGTATCGCTGGCCGCTCTCCCGCCTGTACATGTAATAAATGTTCCCTGGCTTCTTCACGAGGTTGCAGGCCACACGGTGCAGATCAGCATCTCTGTTCGCTTCATCCAAGACCTGAAAATCAAATTTAACATTTCCACGCCTGAAAAAAGAGGGCAGCAAATGCTCCTGCCTCTCAGCCAGAGCCCAGGTGATGTCACTTGACACACGGCTCGCGAAGCCTCATCCTCCTCAGCACGTCTGGCTTCACGTGGCACATCTTTACTTCACCCGGGAAGCAGATCTTTACCAAAGAGATAAAGTTTTCTCCAAGTTTTCTGCCAGTTGGGCCTGCACCCATGGAGGTGaagatcataaaatcacagaatcatggaatggtttgggttggaagtgacctcaaagcccatccagtcccactccctgccacgggcagggacacctcccactggatcaggggcccaaagccccatccaacctggccttgaacccctccagggatggggcagccaccactgctctgggcaacctgggccagggcctccccactctcacagcaaaacacttctccctaagatctcatctcaatgaTGGATGCTCCAcccctggatgtgttcaaggccaggttggatggggcctatgatgattctatgattcaatctcccctctttcagacccaaaccattccccctcatcctctccctgcactccctgatcagaagcccctccccagctttcctggagcccctttcagtacgagaagctcctctaaggtctccctgcagccttctcttctccaggctgaacaaccccaactctttcagcctccaAGCTTCACTGCAGCCCTAAGTTCACTCTGTGCCTGACCCACCATGCTGGGCTCATTCCTTGCCTCCGTAGGCAGCTGCCAGACCCTGGGGGCTTCCTGGCTCCGCTGTTGCTGTTCCCCAGGCAAGGGACAGCAGACAATAGGGAATTCATCTCCACAGCTCTGGCTCCAACAGCTAAGAATTATGTGACTTGGTGGCCTTGGTGGCAGCGGGCCAGTCGCAGGGCCTGGCAGATCCTTCCCCACTCAGGCCCTGGGATTCCACCTCCAAGGGTGAAGCCAGCACTGAAGGGGACAGCCAAGCCCCGCTGGGCTCACTGCAGGGCTACTGGGACAagctcatcactgtctgcagctgcttgaaaggaggttgtagtgaggcaggtgttggtctcttctgccaagtgacaggcaacaggacgagagcaaatggcctcaagttgtgccacgGGAGGTTCAGATCAgatatcaggaaacatttctacaccgaaagggttctcgggcactgtcagaggctgcccagggaggtggtggagtcactatccctggaggggtttaaaggacgggtggatgaggtgctaaGGGATGGGTCAGTAATGGACAGGCACAGTTGGATTCCATGAtctcaaaagccttttccaacctagattctatggttctatgaagcTGGAAAGCCAAGCCTGGGGACAGGTAACAGCTCATCTGCTTCCAGGGGCTCCAATCCAGCCAGAGCCGCGTTGTCCCCCAACTCTACTGAGTCCTCTTGGGAGCACAGTGCCCATGTCCCGGTGGCAAAAGTTGTCGTCGCAAAGCCAGAGtcacctccccatccttctTGACACCCGTGCTGGTCTTGACCAGCTACCGTCGCAGCGGACTCGGGgaagcaccaccaccaccagacCAGTCCCCATCTGCCACCAGATGATAAACCCTCCCTATTTTCCCACagaacctcctcctcttggctCTTGGCTACCATTCTCATCCAAGCCACGGCTCTTCCCAATCCTCTGGTGGTTAAAGATGGACTCTGATGTCCTTTTGCAAGCACAAGGCAAGAAGACTTCTGCCCAGCTCATAGATTCATCCTCACCTTCCGAGCCTGCTCCTGCAGGTACCGGATCTGCTCGGCGATGACAGTCAGTTTGTTACAGGCGTTGGCTCGGATGAAGTCATCTGCctgcaaggaaaaagaaggtttggacaggacaaggaagaaCCACGGCCATTTCGACCTCACAAGGACGTGGATGGCATGAAAGCCACTCCATGTGTGGCTGAACTGGCCACCGCACCCCCAGGAGGACAGCCTGGGACTGGGCACTGGAGATTCCAGCCCAGATATACAGGGAGGCAGAGAACTAGGGCAGTGGGAcctactgggaggcactgggaagaggcaggaggaCTCAGGGGGAGTCACCTGGGTGGACTGAGAAGCTCTAGGGGTCACACTGGGCTAAGAAGTGGTACTGGAATGTGCTCAGAGGCTCTGAGGCGATAACAGAAtaaactgggaggcactggggtggATTGGGAAGCACTGGGAATGGCAGTAGGACTTACCAAGAGGGACTGGGGTGGGGTGAGAGGCGCTGGGTGGGCTGaaaggcactgggatggactaggaggcactgggaatggcagTAGGACATATCAGAAGGAACTAGGGTGGGCTGaaaggcactgggatggactgggagacATTGGGATGGCACTACGACCTATCAGGAGGGACTAGGGCAGAAAGCCACTGGGATAGACAGGAAGGCACTAGGAGTGGCGGTAAGATGTATCAGAAGGTACTGGGATGGGCTGGAAGGCACTGAAAATCAAACAAGACATGTCAAGGAGTGCTGGAATGGACGGAGAGTGGGCGGCAGGACACATCCGGACACACTGGGGTGGACTAGAAGCAGTGGGATGTACTGGGATGCAACAAGAGCTTAGTAGGATGTTCTGGGAATCACTGGGGAGCAGCCAGACACAAGggaaggtgctggagcagcGCGTAGCGCACTGGGGGGACACGGAAAGGTGGTGGGAGTCATTGGGAGGCACaggaggacactgggaggcacGGGAGCACCGGGCGGCCACACCGTGACCCCACCGACAGGACCCCGGGGCGGCGGGCGCCTCACCTGCTGCACCTGCTGGGCAAGAGCCACCAAGTCCGCGGGCTCCGCGGTGCGGCGGGCACCGCGTTCCACCAGTGCAAACCCCGCGCCGCCCCCGGGCccctcaccaccctcctcctccgccATCGCCACCCGCCGTACTCGACCCTTCCGGTCCACGGGGCGGAACTTCCGGCCCGTGCGGCGGGGACACTCGCGCTGATTGGGCGGGAGGCGGGGCCAGGGAGAGGGGAGGTTTCACGCGCTGAGCTGGGCGGGGCTTGGGGCGCTGATTGGCCACTGGCGAAAGGGGCTGTGCCGCTGGCGCTCTCTGGCAGGTGGGCGGGGCAGAGCGAGGCCGCAGGAGCTGATTGGCGGTAGAGTTGCTAAGGGCGATGACGTAAGAGAATGCGAGCTCTGGTTGGCCAGCGGAAAGGGCGGGGCCAAGGCAATGGGCGGAGCGAGGGGAGAGGCGGAGCTGCCGGCTTTGATTGGGCGGGGCCTCGAGCGGGGCTGCGGGCACTGATTGTCCGTCGAGAGGGGCGGGGCAGCTAGTGGTAGGCGGGGTCACGACGGCGAGGCGGGAGGGCCGGAGCCCTTGTCGCCGATTGGATGACAGGCTTGGATACGGGCGGTGCGGTGCGAGACTGCAGGAGTTGATTGACAGGAGGGTAGGGGCCACGAGCGGAGGGCGGTGCTTTGCCCGCTGATTGGCCGACATCGCctaaggggcgtggcctgggaggggctggggcgCTGATTGGCCGGCGGTCAGGAAGGGGCGGGGCCTTGGGCGGGGCCTCACGTGCTGATTGGCCGCTGCGCTGGAAGGGGCTGGGGCTTGGGCGTGGCCTCAGGAGCTGATTGGCCGGCGGTCaggaaggggcgtggcttcgGGCAGGGTCCTGGGCGCTGATTGGCTGGCTCTCGcggaggggcgtggcctcgggCGGGGCGCGCTTCGGCTTCGGTTCGGGGCGGTGCAGCCGCCAGGCTCAGCCATGGCGCTGCGGgcgctgctgctggtgctggccCTGTTGGCCCGGGCGGCCCCGGAGCCGGTGGATCCGCCGCTCCCGGCACAGCCCCCGGACGCTCTGTTCGCCGCTGGTGCCGAGGCTTACTCGCGGGGGGACTGGCCCGCCGTGGTGCTGCACATGGAGCGGGCGCTGCGGGCCCGAGCCGCCCTGCGCTCCCGCTCCGTTCGGTGCCGCCTGCGCTGCGCAAACGTTACGGCAGGCACCGAGCCCTTCACCGAGCCCCGCACCGAGCCCGTGCTCCGCGATTTACTCTTCTTCCGAGCGCTGCTCCGCCGCGCCGCCTGCCTGCGCGGCTGCGGGGCGCCCTCCCGGTACCGGCTGGGCGAGGAGCTGGAGCGGGAGTTCGCCAAGCGCAGCCCCTACAACTATCTGCAGGTCGCCTACTTCAAGGTACGGaaccgggaccgggaccgggagAGCAACGGCGTGTCCCGGGGCCATCGGTAACGGGAGAGCAACGGGGTGTCCCGGGGAATACCGGGACCGGGAGAGCAACGGGGTGTCCCGGGGAATACCGGGACCGGGAGAGCAACGGGGTGTCCCGGGGGACATCGGGACCGGGAGAGTAAACAGGGGTGTCCTGGGGGTTATCGGTAATGGGAGAGCAATAGGAGTGGCTCGGGGCGAGAGCACCGAGAGAACAGCggagagggggctgaggggcaccgggaccgggagAGCAACGGAAGTCCCGGGGGCATCGGTAACGGGAGAGCAGCGGAGGGAGGctggggggcaccgggaccgggagAGCAATGAGGGTGTCCCGTGGGGCATCGGTAACGGAAGAGCAATGGGGATGTCCCGGAGGGCATCGGTAACGGGAGAGCAACGGGAGTGTCCCGGGGGGAATTGGTAACGGGAGAGCAatgggggtgtcctggggcgATAGGACCGGGAGAGCAGCGGCGGGGGGGGGCTGGAGCGCACCGGGACCGGGAGAGCAACGGAGGGGTGTTCCGGGGTCCTCGGTAACGGGAGAGCAATAGGGGTGTCCCGGGGAGCACCGGGACCGGGAGAAGAACAGGGGAGTCCCGAGGGCATCGATAAAGGGAGAATAACAGGAGTGTCCCGGGGAATATCGGTGGCGGGAGAGCAATAAGAGTGTCCCGAGGGTATCGGTAACGGGAGAGCAGCggagggggggctggggggcaccgggaccgggagAGCAGCAGGGGTGTTCCGTGGGTCCTCGGTAACGGGAGAGTGGCGGGAGTGTCCTGGGGGATATCGGTAACGGGAGAGCAACAGGAGTCCCGGGGGGGCCCCCGTAACGGGAGAGTAACGGGAGTCCCGGGGCATCGGTAACGGGAGAGCAGTAGGGGTGTCCCGGGGCGATAGAACCGGGAGGGCGGCGGAAGGGGTCCGGAGCCCCCGGGACCGGGAATGCAGCGGGGGGGCTGCCGGAGGCTCCCGGTAAGGGGCGGGGCTGGTCCCGGTGCAGCGGGAGCGGCGGTAGGGGGGATGCCCGGCGGGGTCCCGGGAGCCGGGCTGGGGCGCAGTGGTGGCACCGGGGGGTGGGGGATGCTCGGCACCCGGTTCTCTGTGCCGGGGTGGGGATCGAACGGCGGCCCCggcccctccctgccccccccccagtgccacgTTGGTCGCTGTCggggccgcccccgccccgcccccgccccggctACCGGACCCCCCCCTCGCCCGGGGGTCCCCTGTCTGTCCCCAGggtccccattgcccctcgtcgGGGTCCCCCTGGGCTCCCAAGGGCCCCCGCTGCGCCACTTTATGGTCCCCCTCTGCTCCCGAGGGTCCCCAGTGCCCCACTTTAGGGTCCCCCCTCTGCTTCTGGGGGTCCCCCCTCTACTTCCCAGGGTCCCCCTCCACTCTCCAGGGTCCCCAGTGCCCCGTGTTAGGGCCCCCCTTCTGCTCCCAAGGGTTCCCCTCTGCTCCTGGGGGTCCCACTCTGCTCCCAAGTGTCCCAAATCCCCCACTTTAGGGTCTCCCTCTGCTCCCGGGGGTCCCACTCTACTCCGAAGGGTCGCCAGTGCCCAACTTTCGGGTCCCCCTCAGCTCCCAAGGTTCTCCCTCTGCTCCGGGGGGTCCCTGCTGCCACACTTTAGGGTCCCCCTCCAGTTCCCAGGATCCCACTCTGCTCCTAAGTGTCCCCAGTGCCTTATTTTAGGCCCTCCCCTCTGCTCCTGGGGGTCCCCCTCCACTCCCCAGGGTCCTTCTTTGCTCCTGGGGGTCACTGCTGCCCTACTTTAGGGTTCCCCACTGCTCCCGGGGGTCCCTTCCACTTCCAAGGGTCCCCAATGCCCCACTTCAGGGTCCCCCTCTGTCCTCAGggtccctctctgctcccaagggTCCCTGCTGTCCCACTTTAGGGtccccctctgctctccagGGTCCCTAATGCCCCACTTTAGGGTCCCCCTCCACTCCCGAGGGTTCCGTCTCTGCTCCTGGGAtcccctcttctcccaaggctccccctctgctcctggAGGTCCCTGCTGCCCCGCTTTAGGGTCCCCTCCGTTCCCAGGgtctccctcctctcccaaggTCCCCTCTGTTCCTGGGGTTCCATACCATGGGGTGGCCATAGTCTCACCTCTGGGTCCCATCCCACCCAGATGAACCGGCCGGCACAGGCGGCCGCAGCCGCGCACACCTTCTTCATGGCCAATCCCGGGCACCAGGAGATGCGGCAGAACCTGGAGTACTACCAAGCTATGGCAGGTGTCCGTGAGGACGACTTCACCGACCTGGAGGCCAAACCCCACCTGGTGAGATACCCCCCTCCCAGAGCACCCCTCCAGTGCCAGACCTGGGCATGTCCCACCACGGCTTTTGGCTTCACAAGCTCACGGGATGCCACCATGGTGCTCAAgtccatcatagaatcacagaatggtttggtctTTCCTTCCATGCTTTGCTTTGGGCTGTTCCCACCCACCTGGGGAAACAGGATGGAGAAGTATCACTGGCCGCTCTCCCGCCTGTACATGCAATAAACATTCCCTGGCTTCTTCACGAGGCCACATGGTGCAGATCAGCATCTCTGTTTGCTTCGTACAAAGACCTGAAAATCAAATTTAACATTTCCACACTTGAAAAGAGATGGCAGCAAATGCTCCTGCCTCTCGGCCAGAGCCCAGGTGACGTCGCTTGACACACAGCTCGTGAGGCTTCGTGGAGGTGGagatcgtagaatcacagaaccgtgggatggtttgggtttgaaaggacctcaaagcccatccagttccaaccctatgccataggcagggacatctcccactggatcaggttgaccaaagccccatccaacctggccttgaacccctccagaaaaggggcagccaccattgctctgggcaacctgggccactgtcCCCACTGGCTGCTGGCAGACATCACTCAGTTCAGTTTTACCTAATCCAAATCCAGCTATCACACTCCAAAACCGCTCTGGGATGTGAAATAGAGCACATAAAGCATGGACAGCGTGGAGATcccacatcacagaatcatggaatcatttggtttagaagggacctaaaagcccatccagttcgatctccctgccatgggtagagaCACCTCACACTGGATGAGGTTTAccaacaccccatccaacctgtccttgaacacctccatggatggggcagtCCATGAGGATGAGGCACGCTGGGAAGCCTTGATCTCACCATGTTGTTTCTCATTCCTTTGCAGAAGGAGTTCAGGCTCGGTGTCCGGTTTTACTCGGAGGAGCAGCCAGCTGCTGCCATCCTGCACCTGGAGAAGGCGCTGGAAGAGTATTTTGTGGCAGATGCTGAGTGCCGTGCGCTCTGCGAGGGACCCTACGACTACGAGGGCTACAACTACCTGGAGTACAATGCGGACCTTTTCCAGGCCATCACAGGTGGGAGCCGCACGTGCTGCATCCCACCTCAAGGGTTGTGGACAGTCTTGGAGGGCGGTAGTCCCCATAGTGTCCCCAAAGACCAAGGGGGTGGTGTGTCTCCAAAGATCTGGGGGATGATGAGTCACCAAAGAGTTCAAAGCCCATCCTAGGTTTCTCTGTGGCCAGTAAGTGGCAGGAGGCGTTTGCTCATGCTTGGTACTGCGGATGATGTCCAGGGATCCCCAAAATTCCAAAGGGATATAGAGaaacaggagaggggctggCAGAGGGTCACCAGGACACAAAGGCAGGAGGCTGGGCATGGCCATTCTGCCTCCAGAGAGCAGCATAGCCCCACTACTGATTGCGCAGAGGTGGGCAACCATCATAATTGAGGGTTTCCACCACCAaaaagctggcagcagctccactAGGAGCAGGAGGTTGGAGTGGAGGCCCCTCAAGGGCCTGTCCACCACCTCTTGGATGGACACGGGGTTTTTCTCCCTCAGATCACTACATGCAGGTGCTAAGCTGCAAGCAGGGCTGCGTGACGGAGCTGGCCTCTGAGCCCAGCAGGGAGAAGCCCTTGGAGGATTTCCTGCCCTCACACTTCAACTACCTCCAGTTTGCCTACTACAACAGTAAGTGCCTCTTTGCCCTCTCTTCTGTTGGACATTGTGCTCTGCGTAAAGTGTTGTTCATGGGCAGAAAGCAGAGACTCACGGTTTGGATTGGGAAAGGACCTtcaaaggtcatctagtccaacccaaGATGCAGGAACACTTCCCACTGGACCAAGTTgttcaaagcttcatccaacctggtcttgaacacctccagggatggggcagccgccacttctctgggcacctagggcctctctgccctcacagcaaaagATTTCCTCTTGTGCCCAACCTAAACccaccttttattttatttaaaactgttgccccttgtcctgtcactaccaGCCTTGGGAAAAGGTTGTCTCCATCTTCCTTGTAAGCCCCTGTTCTATATGGAAAGACTACAAAAAGGTCTCCCTTgatctttctcctctccaggctcaacagccccatctctctcagcctttcttcacagaggTCTTCCATCCCTCTGGCTATTTttttggcctcct
This genomic stretch from Cuculus canorus isolate bCucCan1 chromosome 21, bCucCan1.pri, whole genome shotgun sequence harbors:
- the C21H1orf50 gene encoding uncharacterized protein C1orf50 homolog gives rise to the protein MAEEEGGEGPGGGAGFALVERGARRTAEPADLVALAQQVQQADDFIRANACNKLTVIAEQIRYLQEQARKVLDEANRDADLHRVACNLVKKPGNIYYMYRRESGQRYFSILSPQEWGTSPHEFLGAYKLQHDLSWTPFEHIERRDAEINILDKLLSRQAALPPCTEPNFQGLTK